A single region of the Ignavibacteria bacterium genome encodes:
- a CDS encoding MerR family transcriptional regulator: MKETLEFPINVVAKLTGLSSHLIRAWEKRYSAITPSRTGTNRRVYTEEAIEKLKLLKLLTSKGYSIGNVASLGISRLKDMLGQPELHHHLPGVEPKSEGDIITRCLKAIEEYDSQKLETELIKSSLQFTMLELFDKVVTPLMHKTGDLWRVGKLRPAHEHLALETIKRFLRGIQAGFSIHSAAPVLVVCSPANQLHDLGAYMTTFAASSEGWKTVFLGSNLPAEDIAAAALRVNAKAVALSIVYPDDDPYLSSDIQKMGILLPKSIKIIFGGQSVYGYKKEIDSIGGIIAGNMTALRNVMHSIRKK; this comes from the coding sequence ATGAAAGAAACTTTAGAATTCCCGATAAATGTCGTCGCAAAACTTACAGGCCTATCGTCCCATCTGATCAGAGCATGGGAAAAAAGGTACTCTGCCATTACCCCATCACGGACAGGTACAAACAGACGGGTTTATACGGAGGAGGCGATAGAAAAGCTAAAATTGCTGAAGCTACTCACCTCAAAGGGGTACTCCATAGGAAATGTGGCTTCCCTCGGGATATCGCGTCTGAAGGATATGCTGGGACAGCCGGAGCTTCACCATCATCTCCCCGGTGTGGAACCAAAAAGTGAGGGAGACATCATTACACGGTGCCTGAAAGCGATCGAGGAATACGACTCCCAAAAGCTCGAAACCGAGCTGATTAAATCTTCTCTTCAGTTTACAATGCTTGAATTGTTCGACAAGGTGGTCACTCCTCTTATGCATAAGACAGGGGATTTGTGGCGGGTCGGAAAGCTAAGACCGGCACATGAGCATCTTGCACTTGAAACGATTAAGAGATTTCTGAGGGGAATTCAGGCGGGATTCTCGATTCATTCTGCTGCCCCCGTACTGGTGGTCTGTTCACCCGCAAACCAGTTGCACGATCTCGGTGCTTACATGACTACATTCGCAGCTTCGTCTGAAGGATGGAAAACAGTTTTTCTGGGTTCAAATCTGCCCGCAGAAGATATAGCCGCTGCGGCACTTCGGGTAAATGCGAAGGCTGTGGCTCTGAGTATTGTCTATCCTGATGACGATCCTTACCTCTCCTCTGATATTCAAAAAATGGGGATTCTCCTCCCCAAGAGCATTAAAATCATATTTGGCGGGCAATCGGTCTATGGCTACAAAAAGGAAATTGACAGCATTGGGGGTATCATAGCCGGAAATATGACTGCTCTTCGAAATGTAATGCACTCGATCAGGAAAAAATAA
- the serS gene encoding serine--tRNA ligase, protein MLDLKFIRENPDVVRQGIENKNEKNRIDEVLELDKKRREILVIADDLKSKRNRVSDEVAKLKKAKEDATALIEEMKGVGEDIKKYNEELAVVEADLNNILAYIPNLPHSSVPVGKSAADNVEVRRWLPEGYNLDDPTVVPDHLQIGKNLKILDFERGTKISGSGFPLYMGDGATLERALFNFFLDFHLEHHGYQEVMTPFIVNRDSMKGTGQIPKMEEDMYTCERDGMYLIPTAEVPITNIYRSEVLDESSLPIKYCGYSPCFRREAGSYGKDTKGFLRVHQFNKVEMVKFAKPEGSYDELEKLVNDAEDILKALNIPYRVLMLCTGDLSFSAAKCYDIEVWSPAEKKWLEASSCSNFEDFQARRANIKYRRSEDKKLEFIHTLNGSGLATSRLMVSLLENNLRPDGKLNVPEALRPYLRKDIIG, encoded by the coding sequence ATGTTAGACTTAAAATTTATAAGAGAGAATCCCGATGTTGTAAGACAGGGAATCGAAAACAAAAACGAAAAAAACAGAATTGATGAAGTACTCGAACTCGACAAAAAGAGGAGAGAAATCCTCGTCATCGCCGATGATCTGAAGTCGAAGAGAAACAGAGTCAGCGATGAGGTGGCAAAACTTAAAAAAGCCAAGGAAGATGCCACTGCCCTCATTGAAGAGATGAAGGGTGTGGGAGAGGATATAAAAAAATATAATGAAGAGCTCGCGGTTGTGGAAGCGGATCTGAACAACATACTCGCTTATATTCCGAACCTGCCACACTCATCAGTTCCTGTCGGAAAATCTGCCGCTGATAATGTTGAAGTCAGAAGATGGCTTCCTGAGGGATATAATCTGGATGACCCGACCGTGGTTCCCGACCATCTTCAGATTGGTAAAAACCTGAAAATCCTCGATTTTGAGAGGGGAACAAAGATTTCAGGTTCCGGTTTCCCCCTCTACATGGGAGACGGTGCCACTCTTGAAAGAGCACTTTTCAACTTTTTCCTCGATTTCCACTTGGAGCATCACGGATATCAGGAAGTGATGACACCCTTTATTGTGAATCGTGATTCGATGAAGGGGACGGGACAGATTCCCAAAATGGAAGAGGATATGTACACCTGTGAAAGGGACGGGATGTATCTCATTCCGACTGCCGAAGTGCCGATCACCAATATCTACAGGAGCGAGGTTCTTGATGAATCTTCACTTCCGATAAAATACTGCGGATATTCCCCCTGTTTCAGACGGGAAGCGGGTTCGTATGGCAAGGATACCAAAGGATTTTTGAGAGTTCATCAGTTTAATAAAGTTGAGATGGTGAAGTTCGCAAAACCTGAAGGCTCTTACGATGAACTTGAAAAACTTGTGAATGATGCCGAGGATATTCTGAAAGCCTTGAATATCCCATACAGAGTTCTGATGCTTTGCACGGGGGATTTGAGCTTCTCGGCAGCGAAATGCTACGACATAGAAGTGTGGTCACCTGCAGAAAAGAAATGGCTGGAAGCCTCTTCATGCAGTAACTTTGAAGATTTTCAAGCCCGCAGAGCAAACATAAAATACCGCCGCTCAGAAGATAAAAAGCTTGAATTCATTCACACATTGAACGGATCAGGGCTTGCCACCAGCAGATTGATGGTTTCACTTCTTGAAAACAATCTCAGACCCGACGGAAAACTCAATGTTCCCGAAGCTCTGAGACCATATCTCAGAAAAGATATTATCGGATAG